The window GGCGCCACCCGGACGATTGATATAATATTTAACTAGTTCGGTCGCGGCAATCTTTATATACTGTTCCTTGTTACCTCGTACCATGCAGTTCTCCGACGAACTCGAATTCAGTCACCGGGACCGCAAGGACATCTACGAGTACATCGAGCGGTACGGGACCGTCGACTACGAGGAGGCTCGTCGGTCGCTGGATATGAGTCCGGAGGCCTTCGGCCACCACGTGGCGGTACTCCGTCGGGACGGGATTATCACCCGGACGGACGACGAGGAACTCCGGGTCGCCTTCGAGGACGAAAGCGAGGAGACCTACGTCGACGAGGGACTGGAGGTAACGATTCGACAGGCCCGCGAGGACGACCTGACCGGATTGGTCGGCGCGATTCGGGAGGCCATCTCGGATAAGACCTATATCGAGGGCGAAACCGTCGCCGACATCGTCGAAAGCGAGAACGTCCTGCTTCGGCACAACGAACTGCAGAAACGCGTCTTCTTCGTCGCGACGGTCCACGGCGACGTGGTCGGGTGGGTCCACATCAACGCCCCCGAAGTCGAGAAGCTCGAACACACCGCGGAGTTGACCGTCGGCGTCATCGACGAGTATCGGGGCCACGGCATCGGGTCGAAACTGCTCGACCACGGCGTCGACTGGGCGCTGGATAACAACTTCGAGAAACTCTACAACAGCGTCCCCTCGACCAACGAGGACGCCATCGAATTCCTCGAATCCCGCGGCTGGGAGACCGA of the Natronomonas halophila genome contains:
- a CDS encoding GNAT family N-acetyltransferase, whose amino-acid sequence is MQFSDELEFSHRDRKDIYEYIERYGTVDYEEARRSLDMSPEAFGHHVAVLRRDGIITRTDDEELRVAFEDESEETYVDEGLEVTIRQAREDDLTGLVGAIREAISDKTYIEGETVADIVESENVLLRHNELQKRVFFVATVHGDVVGWVHINAPEVEKLEHTAELTVGVIDEYRGHGIGSKLLDHGVDWALDNNFEKLYNSVPSTNEDAIEFLESRGWETEATRKKHYKIGDEYVDEVMMAKMLA